One window of the Pseudofrankia sp. DC12 genome contains the following:
- a CDS encoding class I SAM-dependent methyltransferase, producing the protein MSDTATGGPAGPVPPDRPSEAAGATQAPPGDGAAHAAGTKQPPPAGDAAAQAAGDGTARAADPDRLPISSAALSARPYVRSASAAQTGGNGVLATEAPVAPAAQRAVAGLAAKSDGRGEGALRASFADLAARAAEDGAGELAVFGQQGQPERHDPAVGPDGPVLLLRSVVDLREVWVPLLAAAGARSVALLGTEHGQTTALLVELLRAGGGGRLLVVDPEPGRVPAAGRGLDIEVVREYGAAGLDGHTPTDAYLIDGDANFATVTRTLAAVADAVHEFGRASFPLILLHDVGWPTGWRDRYTSPDRLTAADRQPFTWDGGVTLDRDDAVPGRGLRGDGAYAWALAEGGPRNGVRSAVEQFVAGHPELRFFTVAPIFGLGIIVDRRAPYAARIADLLAPWVSNPLLARLERNRLDLYLRVVAQRDDAIAAAQSHHRDVSRLDAERLRLIAIDIEKSDRIAELERALADERATTADALNARLEEPRLVAAARSADSRLRARFRRGPSKLELARARLAEEERRRRDGLDEPGSAGGAGRLALTAGGGGGVSGVLEGRGGPRALPAGPAPREPAEAAGPIASWGAGPAQEPGGLGDAGQYDAGRSGAGQRGVSQTAAGDGAAAALAAGPDAAARSAQAGREAVERLRGRHRLHQPTAQPDLLSGGRGEQAGRLWTPTRTSAAPSRKAPEMPEPARRSRRPTARDAAAPAPDSGHPTPPAAASNSASGLPGPGTGAVLLPPAPAMLPPFEVVAAAASVPPTVSTKAAPPAPSAPSPGGSRSGPSAAGAAPAGPAPAGAPPATAGTGPAQAPAAPIQSGQPIAAGQSIPPGSAVQPGKPAEPGAAGQPQLFDRSGVPRRRRMPAASNQERHEPRHRAAGRNHNPDRPS; encoded by the coding sequence GTGAGCGACACGGCGACCGGCGGACCGGCCGGGCCTGTGCCCCCGGATCGCCCGTCCGAAGCGGCCGGCGCCACGCAGGCGCCGCCCGGCGACGGCGCGGCCCACGCCGCCGGCACCAAGCAGCCGCCGCCGGCCGGCGATGCCGCGGCCCAAGCCGCCGGCGATGGCACGGCCCGGGCGGCCGACCCCGACCGGCTGCCGATCTCGTCGGCCGCGCTGTCGGCCCGGCCCTACGTCCGCTCGGCGTCCGCCGCCCAGACCGGGGGAAACGGTGTCCTCGCGACCGAGGCCCCAGTGGCCCCCGCGGCCCAGCGCGCGGTGGCCGGGCTCGCCGCCAAGAGCGACGGCCGGGGGGAGGGCGCGCTGCGGGCGAGCTTCGCCGACCTGGCGGCCAGGGCCGCCGAGGACGGTGCCGGGGAGCTCGCCGTCTTCGGCCAGCAGGGCCAGCCCGAGCGGCACGACCCCGCGGTCGGACCGGACGGACCCGTGCTGCTGCTGCGTTCCGTCGTCGACCTGCGCGAGGTGTGGGTGCCGCTGCTGGCCGCGGCCGGCGCCCGCAGCGTCGCGCTCCTCGGCACCGAGCACGGCCAGACGACGGCGCTGCTCGTCGAGCTGCTGCGGGCCGGCGGTGGTGGCCGGCTGCTGGTCGTCGACCCGGAGCCCGGCCGGGTCCCGGCCGCCGGGCGAGGTCTCGACATCGAGGTGGTCCGTGAGTACGGGGCCGCCGGCCTCGACGGGCACACTCCGACCGACGCTTACCTGATCGACGGCGACGCCAACTTCGCCACCGTGACCCGGACGCTCGCGGCCGTGGCCGACGCGGTCCACGAGTTCGGCCGGGCCAGCTTCCCGTTGATCCTGCTGCACGACGTCGGCTGGCCCACCGGCTGGCGCGACCGTTACACGTCACCGGACCGGCTCACCGCCGCCGACCGGCAGCCCTTCACCTGGGACGGGGGCGTCACCCTTGACCGGGACGACGCCGTTCCCGGCCGGGGCCTGCGCGGCGACGGCGCCTACGCCTGGGCGCTCGCCGAGGGCGGCCCGCGCAACGGGGTGCGCTCGGCCGTCGAGCAGTTCGTCGCCGGCCACCCGGAGCTGCGGTTCTTCACCGTCGCGCCGATCTTCGGCCTGGGGATCATCGTCGACCGGCGGGCGCCTTACGCGGCCCGGATCGCCGATCTGCTCGCGCCCTGGGTGTCGAACCCGCTGCTGGCCCGGCTGGAACGTAACCGGCTCGACCTGTACCTGCGGGTCGTCGCACAGCGCGACGATGCGATCGCCGCCGCGCAGTCGCACCACCGGGACGTCTCGCGGCTCGACGCCGAACGGCTGCGGCTGATCGCGATCGACATCGAGAAGTCCGACCGGATCGCCGAGCTGGAACGGGCCCTGGCCGACGAACGGGCGACGACGGCCGACGCCCTGAACGCCCGGCTGGAGGAACCGCGCCTGGTCGCCGCCGCCCGGTCGGCCGACTCCCGGCTGCGGGCCCGGTTCCGCCGCGGCCCGAGCAAGCTGGAGCTGGCGAGGGCCCGGCTGGCCGAGGAGGAACGGCGCCGCCGCGACGGCCTGGACGAGCCCGGGTCCGCGGGCGGGGCTGGCCGGCTCGCGCTGACGGCTGGCGGCGGTGGTGGCGTCTCCGGGGTGCTGGAGGGCCGCGGTGGCCCCCGCGCGCTTCCGGCCGGGCCGGCGCCGCGCGAGCCAGCCGAGGCCGCTGGGCCGATCGCGAGCTGGGGCGCCGGGCCCGCGCAGGAGCCGGGCGGGCTGGGCGACGCGGGTCAGTACGACGCTGGCCGCAGCGGTGCCGGCCAGCGAGGTGTCAGCCAGACCGCCGCCGGCGACGGCGCGGCCGCCGCGCTGGCAGCCGGGCCGGACGCGGCGGCGCGGAGCGCTCAGGCCGGTCGCGAGGCCGTCGAGCGGTTGCGCGGCCGCCACCGCCTTCACCAGCCCACCGCACAGCCCGATCTGCTCAGCGGCGGCCGGGGCGAACAGGCCGGCCGCCTGTGGACGCCCACTCGTACGTCGGCGGCGCCATCGCGGAAGGCGCCTGAGATGCCGGAGCCGGCGCGGCGGTCGCGCCGGCCCACGGCGCGAGACGCGGCCGCACCGGCCCCGGACTCGGGCCATCCAACGCCGCCCGCGGCTGCGTCCAACTCGGCGTCCGGCCTTCCCGGGCCGGGAACGGGCGCGGTCCTGCTGCCGCCGGCGCCGGCGATGCTGCCCCCTTTTGAAGTAGTGGCGGCCGCTGCGTCGGTCCCGCCGACGGTCTCGACGAAGGCAGCCCCTCCGGCGCCGTCCGCCCCATCGCCGGGCGGGTCGAGGTCAGGCCCGTCGGCGGCAGGAGCGGCCCCGGCAGGCCCGGCACCGGCTGGCGCGCCGCCGGCGACGGCCGGCACCGGGCCGGCCCAGGCGCCCGCGGCGCCGATCCAGTCGGGCCAGCCCATCGCGGCGGGCCAGTCGATCCCGCCCGGTTCAGCTGTCCAGCCCGGCAAGCCAGCCGAGCCGGGGGCTGCCGGCCAGCCTCAGCTTTTCGACCGCTCCGGCGTCCCACGCCGCCGCCGGATGCCCGCCGCGTCGAACCAGGAGCGCCACGAGCCCCGCCACCGCGCCGCCGGCCGCAACCACAACCCGGACCGGCCGTCCTGA
- a CDS encoding serine/threonine-protein kinase, with protein sequence MRRNQRQALAVPAAPAQPPSHGTAATAGNASTERGSTEHARAGNGTPGSVAVEKVTAGAKVDATAAKAQLARTAEPPAKPTAAAPGEVAAPQTAAHAALGLTAPRRAPILAQPAPALPQQLTLPTNPTYPLGAVAAEPLAPDDPEQLGDYQLVGRLGEGGMGTVYLGVAGAGTAIGPHGLEGELRLVAIKMIRADLARLPEFRARFLREADVARRVSRFCTAEVLEVVDPPNGPPYLVTEYIDGLTLTRAVLAGGPLRTGDLERLAVSVAAALTAIHGAGLVHRDLKPSNVILSALGPRVIDFGIAQATDAHGVLSHDIQRIGTPAFMAPEQANGQPVTAAADIFAWGGLMTYAGTGVLPFGDGPTPVQLYRVVHTEPNLDGLGPALRPIVTHAMRKDPADRPTAQELFLQLVGMGPQTHLDPVVSHAIRSGALPGAATALVDTDPHPHSDSGDASAGPAVATGAAEPAAARPESASSQAAHLAAALRALIRPRVDGEPVPPAAATAAAKARRTWRDGLRHASLLVTPLLAVLLIGVMIPIVLLRGPAQSPTPASVATDVAAAADRVRSTDATLADALSLAAFRISPAPAARAGLRTSFAALAATSLTGHTGAVLGVAVSPDGRLAATTSADGSIRLWNVRDPAASRPLGVIDEDDGWVTAATFSPDGNLLATAGYNRLATLWDVSDPAQPSKVASLAGHDGYVTSVAFSPDGNLLATAGYDDTARIWNVVDPTNPVQLAVLTGHTGWVRQVAFSPDGRLLATASTDHTARLWDLGDPSGPALLATLTGHTDYVWALAFSPDSRELATAGYDGTARLWDVTEPAHPRAVATIPAGPRWVLAVAFSPDGRSLATAGRDDTVHLWDLTAPGQPTAAGVLGGHTDWVESVVFTPDGQSLLTGSADRTARLTPLSDDALTAVACRDRSHQLNSTQWQRYVPEIPYRPAC encoded by the coding sequence GTGCGCCGCAACCAGCGCCAGGCGCTCGCCGTCCCGGCGGCACCCGCCCAGCCGCCGTCCCACGGCACGGCCGCGACCGCCGGGAACGCTTCGACCGAGCGGGGCTCGACCGAGCACGCCCGGGCCGGGAACGGCACGCCTGGGAGCGTCGCGGTCGAGAAGGTCACCGCCGGGGCGAAGGTCGACGCCACCGCGGCCAAGGCTCAACTCGCTCGCACGGCCGAGCCTCCCGCCAAGCCCACCGCGGCCGCGCCCGGCGAGGTGGCGGCGCCGCAGACCGCCGCGCACGCCGCCCTCGGGCTCACCGCGCCGCGCCGCGCGCCCATCCTGGCCCAGCCGGCGCCGGCTCTGCCGCAACAGCTCACGCTCCCGACGAATCCGACGTACCCACTCGGAGCCGTCGCCGCCGAGCCACTGGCCCCGGACGACCCGGAGCAGCTCGGCGACTACCAGCTGGTCGGCCGGCTCGGTGAGGGCGGCATGGGCACCGTCTACCTGGGCGTCGCGGGGGCGGGCACGGCGATCGGGCCGCACGGCCTCGAAGGCGAGCTGCGGCTGGTCGCGATCAAGATGATCAGGGCCGACCTGGCGCGGCTGCCCGAGTTCCGGGCCCGGTTCCTGCGCGAGGCTGACGTGGCCCGGCGGGTCTCCCGGTTCTGCACCGCCGAGGTGCTGGAGGTCGTCGACCCGCCGAACGGCCCGCCCTACCTGGTGACCGAGTACATCGACGGCCTGACGCTGACCCGGGCCGTGCTGGCCGGCGGCCCGCTGCGCACCGGCGACCTGGAGCGGCTGGCGGTCAGCGTCGCCGCCGCGCTGACCGCGATCCACGGAGCCGGGCTCGTCCACCGCGACCTCAAGCCGTCGAACGTGATCCTTTCCGCGCTCGGCCCGCGGGTCATCGACTTCGGCATCGCCCAGGCGACCGACGCGCACGGGGTGCTCAGCCACGACATCCAGCGCATCGGCACCCCGGCGTTCATGGCGCCCGAGCAGGCGAACGGCCAGCCGGTCACGGCCGCGGCGGACATCTTCGCCTGGGGTGGGCTGATGACCTACGCGGGCACCGGGGTGCTGCCCTTCGGTGACGGGCCGACGCCGGTGCAGCTGTACCGGGTGGTGCACACCGAGCCGAACCTGGACGGGCTCGGACCGGCGCTGCGACCGATCGTCACGCACGCGATGCGCAAGGACCCGGCCGACCGGCCCACCGCCCAGGAGCTGTTCCTCCAGCTCGTCGGCATGGGCCCGCAGACCCATCTCGATCCGGTGGTCAGCCACGCGATCCGCTCCGGGGCGCTGCCCGGGGCCGCCACGGCCCTGGTGGACACCGACCCACATCCGCATTCCGACTCCGGGGACGCCTCGGCCGGACCGGCCGTCGCCACCGGCGCCGCCGAGCCGGCCGCGGCGAGGCCCGAGTCGGCCAGCAGCCAGGCCGCGCACCTCGCGGCCGCCCTGCGGGCCCTGATCCGCCCACGCGTCGACGGCGAGCCGGTCCCGCCCGCCGCCGCGACCGCCGCCGCCAAGGCACGCCGCACCTGGCGCGACGGGCTGCGGCACGCGTCGCTGCTGGTGACACCGCTGCTCGCGGTGCTGCTGATCGGGGTGATGATCCCGATCGTCCTGCTGCGCGGGCCCGCGCAGAGCCCCACTCCCGCGTCGGTCGCGACCGACGTCGCCGCCGCCGCCGACCGGGTCCGCTCGACCGACGCCACGCTCGCCGACGCGCTGAGCCTCGCCGCGTTCCGGATCAGCCCGGCCCCGGCGGCCCGCGCCGGCCTGCGCACCTCGTTCGCGGCCCTTGCCGCGACCTCGCTGACCGGGCACACGGGCGCCGTACTCGGGGTGGCCGTCAGCCCCGATGGCAGGCTTGCCGCGACGACGTCGGCCGACGGCAGCATCCGTCTCTGGAACGTCCGCGACCCCGCGGCCTCCCGCCCGCTCGGGGTGATCGACGAGGATGACGGCTGGGTCACCGCCGCCACGTTCAGCCCGGACGGGAACCTGCTGGCCACCGCCGGCTACAACCGGCTCGCGACGCTGTGGGACGTCAGCGACCCGGCCCAGCCCAGCAAGGTCGCCAGTCTGGCCGGCCACGACGGCTACGTCACCTCGGTGGCGTTCAGCCCGGACGGGAACCTGCTGGCCACCGCCGGCTACGACGACACCGCGCGGATCTGGAACGTCGTCGACCCCACCAACCCGGTTCAGCTCGCCGTGCTCACCGGCCACACCGGCTGGGTCCGGCAGGTGGCGTTCAGCCCCGACGGCCGGCTGCTCGCCACGGCGAGCACCGACCACACGGCCAGGCTCTGGGACCTCGGCGACCCGAGCGGCCCGGCACTCCTGGCCACCCTGACCGGTCACACCGACTACGTCTGGGCGCTCGCGTTCAGCCCCGACAGCCGCGAGCTCGCCACCGCCGGCTATGACGGCACGGCACGGCTCTGGGACGTCACCGAACCGGCCCATCCGCGGGCCGTCGCGACCATCCCGGCCGGCCCGCGCTGGGTGCTGGCGGTCGCGTTCAGCCCCGACGGCCGCAGCCTCGCGACCGCCGGCCGCGACGACACCGTCCATCTCTGGGACCTCACGGCTCCCGGCCAGCCCACCGCCGCCGGCGTCCTGGGCGGCCACACCGACTGGGTCGAGTCGGTCGTGTTCACCCCGGACGGCCAGTCGCTGCTCACCGGCTCCGCCGACCGCACGGCCCGGCTGACCCCGCTGTCCGACGACGCGCTGACCGCCGTCGCCTGCCGCGACCGGTCCCACCAGCTCAACTCGACCCAGTGGCAGCGATACGTCCCCGAGATCCCCTACCGGCCCGCCTGCTGA
- a CDS encoding DUF2142 domain-containing protein yields MSAVVTVRRQEITVARALLRPEIRLRPWRVLRRVPTPIWLITVLFTLLLSSWSVLVPHYHAPDEPHHVDAVMRLAEGKGWPPVGHATVSPETTGSLAAAPVGTRAKPYLLIPGPFSKAEATPRADRPEWRELPKAGQPQPDVQQMMQHPPLYYLVGAGLLKALPGAPQDLRFDLVIGLLRLMSVLMVAPLPLLAWACADRLTESRAGSRVAALVPLGIPMLTHVGSSVNNDALLVLTGSLATLAICFVLRGDTSNRTGLWTGLFIGLAMFSKSLGVVFVPLAVAAYLLAWRRARQATARTQELAPGSDAAAAPAAGRAAAVADTPFLLADAATDPTVPARTARFPWWPLVLGSLAALAAGAWWFVVNLVRYHTFQPSTPGFVPGTKLSGWAEFTDVLVNGTILRWWGDFGWFEVNVPELAARVGTALVAVLVAVAVVQARRPDRRTDLLCMLWPTVGLFALMTLQSALHFHQTFYVSGVSGRYLFAGLAALSVVIGAGAASLGRFTRFTPPLVLAAAIVMQALAVRAVFPRWWEGPKGSLRTGLDGMLTWSPWPVAAVEIVFGLLALGIVVTVGWAVVFAARPDPRDPGEPAAAGGVPLGDLIAGHAGDPSGYDWFSAGHHHPSGNGTDPAATRKAGSTPTAGAAPTAGSTPSVGATPSVGATPTTGTGTGPVPPGEPAAPRTPGAHRHRRG; encoded by the coding sequence GTGTCCGCAGTCGTGACAGTCCGCCGGCAGGAGATCACGGTCGCCCGCGCGCTGCTGCGGCCCGAGATCCGGCTGCGCCCGTGGCGGGTGCTGCGCCGGGTGCCGACGCCCATCTGGCTGATCACGGTGCTGTTCACGCTGCTGCTGAGCAGCTGGTCGGTACTGGTCCCGCATTACCACGCGCCCGACGAGCCGCATCACGTCGACGCCGTGATGCGGCTGGCCGAGGGCAAGGGCTGGCCACCCGTCGGGCACGCCACGGTCTCCCCGGAGACGACCGGCTCGCTCGCCGCGGCCCCTGTCGGCACCCGGGCCAAGCCCTACCTACTGATCCCCGGTCCGTTCAGCAAGGCCGAAGCCACCCCGCGCGCCGACCGGCCCGAATGGCGCGAGCTGCCCAAGGCCGGCCAGCCGCAGCCCGACGTGCAGCAGATGATGCAGCACCCGCCGCTTTACTACCTGGTCGGCGCCGGCCTGCTCAAGGCGCTGCCCGGCGCCCCGCAGGACCTCCGCTTCGACCTGGTCATCGGGCTGCTGCGGCTGATGAGCGTGCTCATGGTGGCCCCGCTTCCGCTCCTGGCCTGGGCCTGCGCCGACCGGCTGACCGAGAGCCGGGCGGGCAGCCGGGTCGCCGCGCTGGTGCCACTGGGCATCCCGATGCTCACCCACGTCGGGTCGAGCGTGAACAACGACGCCCTGCTGGTCCTGACCGGATCACTCGCGACGCTCGCGATCTGCTTCGTGCTACGCGGCGACACATCCAACCGCACCGGCCTGTGGACCGGGCTGTTCATCGGCCTGGCGATGTTCTCGAAGTCGCTCGGGGTGGTGTTCGTCCCGCTGGCGGTGGCCGCCTACCTGCTGGCCTGGCGGCGCGCCCGGCAGGCGACCGCCCGCACTCAGGAGCTCGCGCCCGGCTCGGACGCCGCCGCGGCACCGGCGGCCGGGCGGGCCGCCGCGGTGGCTGACACGCCGTTCCTGCTCGCCGATGCCGCGACCGACCCGACTGTGCCCGCCAGGACCGCTCGGTTCCCCTGGTGGCCACTGGTGCTCGGCTCACTCGCCGCGCTCGCGGCCGGTGCCTGGTGGTTCGTCGTCAACCTGGTGCGCTACCACACGTTCCAGCCGTCGACGCCGGGCTTCGTCCCCGGCACGAAGCTGTCCGGCTGGGCCGAGTTCACCGACGTGCTCGTCAACGGGACGATCCTGCGGTGGTGGGGCGACTTCGGCTGGTTCGAGGTCAACGTCCCCGAGCTCGCGGCGCGGGTCGGCACCGCGCTCGTCGCCGTCCTGGTAGCCGTGGCCGTCGTCCAGGCACGCCGGCCGGACCGCCGGACCGACCTGCTCTGCATGCTGTGGCCGACGGTGGGGCTGTTCGCCCTGATGACGCTGCAGTCCGCGCTGCACTTCCACCAGACGTTCTACGTCTCAGGCGTCTCCGGTCGCTACCTGTTCGCCGGGCTCGCCGCGCTCAGCGTCGTCATCGGCGCGGGCGCCGCGTCCCTGGGGCGGTTCACCCGGTTCACCCCGCCGCTGGTGCTCGCCGCGGCCATCGTCATGCAGGCGCTGGCGGTTCGGGCCGTCTTCCCACGCTGGTGGGAGGGCCCGAAGGGCAGCCTACGGACCGGGCTGGACGGAATGCTCACCTGGTCGCCGTGGCCGGTGGCCGCGGTCGAGATCGTCTTCGGGCTGCTGGCGCTGGGCATCGTCGTCACCGTCGGCTGGGCCGTCGTCTTCGCGGCCCGCCCCGACCCGCGCGACCCCGGCGAGCCGGCCGCCGCGGGCGGAGTCCCGCTCGGCGACCTGATCGCCGGCCACGCCGGCGACCCGAGCGGTTACGACTGGTTCAGCGCGGGTCACCACCACCCGTCCGGCAACGGCACCGACCCGGCCGCCACCCGGAAAGCCGGTTCCACGCCGACCGCCGGGGCCGCGCCAACAGCCGGTTCCACGCCGTCGGTCGGGGCCACGCCATCAGTCGGGGCAACCCCGACGACGGGCACCGGGACGGGACCGGTGCCGCCCGGCGAGCCAGCCGCACCCCGTACACCTGGCGCGCACCGGCACCGACGCGGCTGA
- a CDS encoding acyltransferase yields MGAFRSDLREYVQHVRSLYGGRETSATAFVTGLRYPLAYGKPIWTGSRTIIEGHERFEFRPGDGVLRVGLGSFGLSSKHDASVVRVHPEGRLRCEGVVSMQRGVRVVVDSGLLQIGHGTNINGFAKILVRDRVSIGEHCTISWNTQLMDNDFHPIVVDGVPQPQSAPIVIEDHVWIGAGAIVLKGVTIGEGAIVAAGAIVTRDVPAKTIVAGSPAKGVGTADAWN; encoded by the coding sequence GTGGGTGCGTTCAGGAGTGATCTACGCGAGTACGTCCAGCACGTCCGGTCCCTGTACGGGGGCCGCGAGACCTCGGCGACCGCGTTCGTCACGGGGCTGCGCTACCCGCTGGCCTACGGCAAGCCGATCTGGACCGGCTCACGCACCATCATCGAGGGCCACGAGCGGTTCGAGTTCAGGCCCGGCGACGGGGTGCTGCGCGTCGGCCTCGGGTCGTTCGGCCTGTCCAGCAAGCACGACGCCTCGGTGGTGCGGGTGCACCCGGAGGGCCGGCTGCGCTGCGAGGGCGTCGTGTCGATGCAGCGCGGCGTGCGGGTCGTCGTCGACTCGGGCCTGCTGCAGATCGGGCACGGCACGAACATCAACGGCTTCGCCAAGATCCTGGTCCGGGACCGGGTGTCGATCGGCGAGCACTGCACGATCTCGTGGAACACCCAGCTCATGGACAACGACTTCCACCCGATCGTCGTCGACGGGGTGCCGCAGCCGCAGAGCGCGCCGATCGTCATCGAGGACCATGTCTGGATCGGGGCCGGCGCGATCGTGCTGAAGGGCGTGACGATCGGCGAGGGCGCCATCGTCGCCGCCGGCGCGATCGTGACCAGGGACGTCCCGGCCAAGACCATCGTCGCCGGCTCGCCCGCGAAGGGAGTCGGCACCGCCGACGCCTGGAACTGA